The proteins below are encoded in one region of Hemiscyllium ocellatum isolate sHemOce1 chromosome 3, sHemOce1.pat.X.cur, whole genome shotgun sequence:
- the rnf146 gene encoding E3 ubiquitin-protein ligase rnf146: protein MAGCGDVDHASNMIPGGRKLNESCSNIAPSLTVPECAICLQTCVHPVKLPCKHIFCFLCVKGASWQSRRCALCRQEIPEEFLDKPALLSPEELKAASRGNGEYAWYYEGTNGWWQYDERTSIELEDAHLKGKKTIEMLIAGYLYVADLENMIQFRRNEHGRRRKMKRDIADIPKKGVAGLRLDCDSSGLTSERDNSADGAVSLANAGSVSIQPSAPILRPTVRPATSLVDQPVSPITPSPDANILLVNSLAQLQISGQNLTRSHRGEGEEQYVASVSRVSTAQHAASMSYDNTESATSSDTEDENTSQHHESPMSNHNRQRLAYLNNEIPGEEPSPAEGPSSSIRGREQQPDGQCTVTEV from the coding sequence ATGGCTGGCTGTGGGGATGTCGATCATGCATCAAACATGATTCCAGGAGGAAGGAAGTTAAATGAGTCTTGCTCAAACATAGCACCTTCTCTGACTGTACCGGAATGTGCTATCTGTCTTCAGACTTGTGTTCATCCTGTTAAACTGCCATGCAAACATATCTTTTGTTTCTTGTGTGTGAAAGGAGCATCTTGGCAAAGCAGACGGTGTGCACTGTGTCGTCAGGAAATTCCTGAGGAGTTTCTAGACAAACCAGCTTTACTGTCCCCTGAAGAGCTCAAAGCAGCAAGCCGAGGAAATGGGGAGTATGCTTGGTACTATGAAGGCACAAATGGCTGGTGGCAATACGATGAACGCACAAGTATAGAGCTGGAAGATGCTCATTTGAAAGGCAAAAAGACAATTGAAATGCTCATAGCTGGATATTTGTATGTTGCGGACCTGGAGAACATGATTCAGTTTAGACGTAATGAGCATGGTCGGCGCAGAAAGATGAAACGAGACATAGCAGATATTCCCAAGAAGGGAGTGGCGGGTCTTCGTTTAGACTGCGATTCTAGTGGATTAACTTCAGAAAGAGATAATTCAGCAGATGGAGCAGTTAGTCTTGCTAATGCTGGATCTGTGTCCATACAACCTTCTGCTCCCATTCTGAGGCCCACAGTTAGACCTGCAACTTCATTAGTTGATCAGCCAGTAAGTCCAATAACTCCTTCACCAGATGCAAATATATTGCTTGTGAACTCCCTTGCACAGTTGCAAATAAGTGGCCAAAACTTGACCAGGAGTCATAGAGGAGAAGGCGAAGAGCAATATGTAGCTTCTGTAAGTAGAGTTTCAACTGCACAGCATGCAGCTAGTATGTCTTATGATAACACTGAGTCTGCAACAAGTTCTGATACAGAGGATGAGAACACCAGTCAGCATCATGAGTCTCCAATGTCCAACCACAACAGGCAAAGACTTGCTTATCTGAATAATGAGATACCAGGAGAGGAGCCATCTCCAGCAGAAGGGCCGAGCAGCAGCATCAGAGGCAGGGAGCAGCAACCTGATGGACAATGCACTGTAACAGAGGTCTAG
- the echdc1 gene encoding ethylmalonyl-CoA decarboxylase, translated as MAMFCIHKCLKCGLRNQTLKQRGLSVYTSVYRVNEDDIKEKLQQHPGGSIDLQKDQNGIANLIINNPERKNAFSGTMMLDFRDRVEELEHWTNGKGLIVRGAENTFCSGSDLRAVKAMSNPEDGLRICMFMQNTLTRLLRLPLISVALVQGKALGGGAELTTACDFRLMTSGSEIRFVHKHMGLVPGWGGATRLIKLIGYRNALKLLSSAQHVNPATGLKIGLVDEILSSTHEGSCLEEAENWLNQYTGGSSQVIRAIKNVVVSGRELSQEESLKNEKSIFGTLWGSHANLKALDQNIKHN; from the exons ATGGCGATGTTCTGCATCCACAAATGTCTGAAATGTGGTTTAAGGAATCAAACATTGAAACAGAGAGGTCTATCTGTGTACACGTCTGTTTATAGAGTGAATGAAGATGACATAAAGGAAAAACTTCAACAACATCCTGGTGGATCCATTGATTTGCAGAAAGATCAAAATGGAATTGCTAACCTGATTATTAACAACCCTGAACGAAAGAATGCATTTTCTG GAACAATGATGTTAGATTTCCGGGACAGGGTGGAGGAGCTAGAACACTGGACTAATGGAAAAGGTCTTATAGTGAGAGGTGCAGAGAATACGTTCTGCTCGGGCTCTGATCTAAGAGCAGTTAAAGCAATGTCAAACCCTGAG GATGGGTTGAGAATTTGTATGTTTATGCAGAACACCCTGACAAGACTTCTGAG ACTACCTCTGATTAGTGTAGCATTAGTCCAGGGGAAGGCACTAGGAGGAGGAGCAGAACTTACTACAGCCTGCGATTTCCG GCTCATGACTTCAGGAAGTGAGATTCGCTTTGTTCACAAACACATGGGATTGGTACCAGGTTGGGGTGGAGCAACCAGACTGATTAAATTGATTGGCTATCGGAATGCTCTTAAACTACTGAGCAGTGCCCAACATGTGAACCCTGCAACTGGTCTGAAGATTGGTCTTGTTGATGAAATTTTATCATCCACTCATGAGGGTAGCTGCCTTGAAGAGGCAGAAAACTGGCTGAATCAATACACAGGTGGATCCTCACAAGTCATTAGAGCCATTAAAAATGTTGTAGTTTCAGGGAGAGAACTGTCACAAGAAGAATCACTAAAGAATGAAAAGAGTATATTTGGTACGCTCTGGGGCTCTCATGCCAATCTGAAAGCTTTGGATCAAAATATCAAACATAATTAG